The Vitis riparia cultivar Riparia Gloire de Montpellier isolate 1030 chromosome 10, EGFV_Vit.rip_1.0, whole genome shotgun sequence genome includes a region encoding these proteins:
- the LOC117924305 gene encoding CDP-diacylglycerol--glycerol-3-phosphate 3-phosphatidyltransferase 1, chloroplastic: MTRCRLLIVTRVKPLQKPNSESSTSDDLSNVPPMAVFRSLNTLIRSPNSKRLLLTVSASATPFPRLSSILSPLSLSFASRFTYSHSRVLSPLSISIPFRGPLFLSSPPWKLSQSATPLLLQGDVVLRNVEALKLLRNRSFPIRLGGFGSVSAGTGLLGRLDKKQLISGDVDVAYGDFVKNFLNLPNLISFSRLASGPLLAWMILNEWYLSAFVGLAVSGATDWLDGYMARKMGINSVIGSYLDPLADKVLIGCVALAMVDKDLLHPGLVGLVVLRDVALIGGAVYKRASSLGWEWKSWFDFFNLDGTHPQKVEPLFISKVNTVLQLALVTAALLQPEFGTQETESYITYLSWLVASTTVASTAAYGAQHMRNRSKLIAGSR, from the exons ATGACACGTTGCAGACTCCTCATCGTGACACGTGTTAAACCCCTGCAAAAACCTAATTCCGAGTCTTCAACCTCTGACGACCTCAGCAATGTTCCACCCATGGCGGTCTTCAGATCCCTCAATACCCTAATCCGAAGCCCTAACTCCAAACGCCTACTTCTTACTGTCTCAGCTTCAGCAACCCCATTCCCTCGTCTCTCCTCCATTCTCTCTCCGCTCTCTCTCTCCTTCGCCTCTCGCTTCACTTATTCTCACTCCAGGGTTCTCTCTCCTCTGTCCATATCTATCCCTTTTCGTGGTCCTCTCTTCCTCTCTTCTCCACCATGGAAGCTGTCCCAGTCCGCCACGCCTCTGCTCCTCCAAGGGGACGTCGTTTTACGAAACGTCGAGGCCTTGAAACTTCTTCGAAATCGGAGCTTCCCGATTAGGTTAGGAGGGTTCGGATCCGTTTCGGCCGGTACAGGCTTGTTGGGTCGGCTTGACAAGAAGCAATTGATCAGCGGCGATGTGGATGTGGCCTATGGCGATTTCGTCAAAAATTTCTTGAATTTGCCGAACTTAATTTCGTTTAGTCGATTGGCCTCTGGTCCTTTGCTTGCATG GATGATTTTAAATGAATGGTATCTTTCTGCATTTGTGGGGTTGGCTGTCTCTGGAGCAACTGATTGG CTAGATGGATACATGGCTAGGAAGATGGGAATTAATTCTGTAATTGGTTCATACCTTGATCCTTTAGCGGATAAG GTTCTAATTGGGTGTGTTGCATTGGCGATGGTGGATAAGGATCTTCTGCACC CTGGACTTGTTGGACTAGTGGTGCTGCGAGATGTTGCCCTCATTGGTGGAGCAGTTTATAAAAGGGCTAGCAGCTTGGGCTGGGAG TGGAAAAGTTGGTTTGATTTCTTCAACCTAGATGGTACACATCCCCAGAAGGTTGAGCCTCTCTTTATTAGCAAG GTCAATACGGTGCTCCAACTGGCTTTAGTCACTGCAGCCCTTCTTCAACCAGAATTTGGAACCCAAGAAACAGAGTCATACATCACATACTTGAG CTGGTTGGTGGCTTCCACAACAGTAGCTTCCACTGCAGCATATGGGGCACAACACATGAGAAACAGGTCCAAGTTAATCGCAGGATCGCGCTAG
- the LOC117924306 gene encoding probable serine/threonine-protein kinase PBL23 has translation MEEMNCILCCRLTGDNTVEKKKSIEENKDDKTVATFVKDIAWKSAGTDKKGTLTKEILKAGNPKISAQVFTFRELATATSNFRAECLLGEGGFGRVYKGHINNQDVAVKQLDRNGVQGNREFLAEVLMLSLVHHPNLVNLMGYCAEGDQRILVYEYMPNGSLENLLFDLPPNQEPLDWITRMKIAEGAAKGLEFLHEGANPPVIYRDFKASNILLDEEFNPKLSDFGLAKLGPTGGQDHVSTRVMGTYGYCAPEYALTGKLTTKSDVYSFGVMFLEMITGRRVIDTTRPTEEQNLISWAAPLFRDKKKFTLMADPLLEGKYPVKSLYQALAVAAMCLQEEASTRPLISDVVAALEFLARPKAV, from the exons ATGGAAGAGATGAACTGCATCTTGTGTTGCAGATTAACAGGTGACAACACggtggagaagaagaagagcattGAGGAAAATAAAGACGATAAAACAGTAGCCACATTTGTTAAAGACATCGCATGGAAATCTGCAG GTACTGACAAGAAGGGGACTCTAACCAAAGAGATACTAAAAGCCGGAAACCCGAAAATTTCTGCCCAAGTTTTCACATTCCGTGAACTGGCAACTGCAACAAGCAACTTCAGGGCTGAGTGTTTGTTGGGCGAAGGTGGATTTGGGAGGGTCTACAAAGGGCATATCAACAATCAA GATGTGGCTGTTAAGCAGCTTGATAGGAATGGCGTACAGGGAAACCGAGAATTCCTGGCAGAGGTTCTGATGTTAAGCCTTGTTCACCACCCGAACCTTGTGAATCTGATGGGCTATTGTGCTGAAGGGGATCAGAGAATTTTAGTATATGAATACATGCCCAATGGATCTCTGGAAAATCTCCTCTTTG ATTTGCCTCCAAATCAGGAGCCTCTGGATTGGATTACCAGGATGAAGATAGCTGAAGGGGCAGCTAAAGGGCTAGAATTCTTGCATGAAGGTGCCAACCCACCAGTGATTTATCGCGACTTCAAAGCATCTAATATATTGTTGGATGAGGAATTCAATCCCAAACTATCTGATTTCGGACTTGCTAAGCTGGGCCCAACAGGAGGCCAGGACCATGTGTCTACCAGAGTGATGGGAACCTATGGCTACTGTGCACCAGAGTATGCATTGACAGGCAAGCTGACCACCAAGTCTGATGTGTACAGCTTTGGGGTAATGTTTCTTGAGATGATCACTGGTAGGAGAGTTATTGACACTACTAGACCAACTGAGGAGCAGAACCTGATTTCTTGG GCAGCCCCACTGTTCAGAGACAAGAAGAAATTTACACTGATGGCTGACCCATTGCTTGAAGGGAAGTACCCGGTAAAGAGTCTCTATCAAGCTCTTGCAGTTGCAGCCATGTGTCTCCAAGAAGAAGCTAGCACCAGGCCTTTGATCAGTGATGTTGTAGCTGCTCTTGAGTTTCTAGCTAGACCAAAAGCTGTTTAG
- the LOC117924307 gene encoding uncharacterized protein LOC117924307, with the protein MGRSSRHKAILPEPPLASSRSLLLQFNHTIKKMEYKASCTATKCPERMAAKAPVEVGTRGTVGSLVMKEIEYFSRLELDRHGSGSSQRSQAHVVDVASGSTGRSRHRFWFLVMTWRRKKRRSSRTFLPSICSVVEVADSHRLNGIPGFNYRILKDDVKNMHF; encoded by the coding sequence ATGGGGAGAAGCTCCAGACACAAGGCAATCCTCCCAGAACCACCACTCGCGTCATCTAGAAGTCTCCTACTTCAATTCAACcataccataaaaaaaatggagtataAAGCAAGCTGCACAGCCACCAAGTGCCCTGAAAGAATGGCTGCAAAAGCTCCTGTTGAGGTGGGCACGAGGGGCACTGTTGGATCGCTTGTGATGAAGGAAATTGAGTATTTCAGCAGGCTTGAATTGGATCGCCATGGAAGTGGGAGCTCTCAGAGGTCTCAGGCACATGTAGTGGATGTGGCTTCCGGCAGTACTGGCCGTTCCAGGCATAGGTTCTGGTTCCTGGTAATGACATGGAGAAGGAAAAAGAGGAGGAGCAGCAGAACCTTTCTACCAAGCATCTGCTCTGTTGTGGAAGTTGCAGACAGCCACAGGCTGAACGGGATTCCTGGATTCAATTACAGGATCCTGAAGGATGATGTGAAGAACATGCACTTTTGA